In the Gossypium raimondii isolate GPD5lz chromosome 9, ASM2569854v1, whole genome shotgun sequence genome, one interval contains:
- the LOC105798940 gene encoding cysteine-rich receptor-like protein kinase 26, with the protein MDLSWQFFSSSLVTAFLLTLTLAQQQPPYLYHYCSETDGNFTRNSTYETNLNRLLSSFSRRTAHENGFYNFSSGQGSNIANAIALCRGDVSSSDCFNCVNNANTELRDRCPNQIEASIWYDYCMFRYTNHSILGRAETDPAFFIWYGDKVTDVDAFNQALSSLLESLRNKASSGTSLGKFATGSTRVSPFRTIYALAQCTPDLTQNGCSSCLSRVIVYIPQCCGRKQGVRVGMLSCNIRFDIERFYNLTAADTTTTGNNSNSSETTIIISISATAFALFLISGCIFIILRLRNPKLKPREHEATEAVDEIITEESLQYDFNIITAATDHFSDANKLGQGGFGAVYKGTLAGGKLIAVKRLSSDSTQGDLEFKNEVQLMSNLQHRNLVRLQGFSLEGKERLLIYEFVPNGSLDKFLFDPVKKAYLDWERRYKIIEGVARGLLYLHQDSRLRIIHRDLKAGNILLDAEMTPKIADFGTARLCAIDQTHGATSRIMGTYGYMAPEYVMHGQFSVKSDVFSFGVLILEILSGQKNKILNGGDIEHLLNFAWRNWETGTAFDLVGPNLRDGSRSELMRCIHIGLLCVQENVAQRPNMSAVVLMLTSYSTTLPLPSEPAFLMHSKTQSGIKLSGATALGRFRDEIAVASQNQVSC; encoded by the exons ATGGATCTTTCATGGCagtttttttcctcttctttagTTACAGCGTTCCTTCTTACTCTTACCCTTGCTCAACAACAGCCTCCATACCTATACCACTATTGTTCAGAGACAGATGGTAACTTCACCAGAAACAGCACGTACGAGACAAACCTCAACCGCTTACTTTCGTCCTTCTCCCGCCGCACAGCACATGAAAACGGCTTCTACAATTTTTCATCAGGTCAAGGCTCCAACATAGCTAACGCAATTGCACTTTGCAGAGGAGATGTGAGCTCAAGTGATTGCTTCAACTGCGTCAATAACGCAAACACTGAGCTTAGAGATCGCTGCCCTAACCAAATAGAGGCAAGCATATGGTATGACTATTGCATGTTCCGCTACACAAATCACTCCATCCTTGGTCGCGCGGAAACAGACCCTGCTTTCTTCATTTGGTATGGAGATAAGGTAACGGATGTAGACGCTTTTAATCAGGCTTTGAGTTCTTTATTGGAAAGCCTAAGAAATAAAGCTTCATCAGGGACTTCTCTTGGGAAGTTCGCAACAGGAAGTACACGAGTTTCACCTTTCCGAACAATATATGCGCTTGCTCAATGCACTCCTGATTTGACACAGAATGGTTGCAGCTCCTGCTTGTCTCGCGTTATTGTTTATATCCCGCAATGCTGTGGAAGAAAACAAGGAGTCAGGGTAGGTATGCTTAGTTGTAATATTAGGTTTGACATTGAACGCTTCTATAATCTTACTGCTGCTGATACCACAACAACAG gaAACAATAGTAATTCATCTGAAACAACTATTATCATATCCATCTCGGCTACTGCTTTTGCTCTATTTCTCATTTCCGGCTGCATCTTCATTATTTTAAGGTTGAGGAACCCAAAGCTGAAACCTCGAG AGCATGAAGCAACTGAAGCAGTGGATGAAATAATAACTGAAGAGTCTTTACAATATGATTTCAACATCATTACAGCCGCAACAGATCACTTTTCTGATGCAAATAAGCTTGGACAAGGTGGATTTGGAGCAGTTTATAAG GGCACACTTGCTGGTGGAAAATTAATAGCAGTGAAAAGGTTATCTTCAGATTCTACACAAGGAGACCTTGAATTCAAAAACGAGGTTCAGTTAATGTCCAATCTTCAGCACAGGAATTTAGTTAGGCTCCAAGGTTTCAGCcttgaaggaaaagaaaggcTTCTCATCTATGAGTTTGTGCCTAATGGAAGTTTGGATAAATTCTTATTTG ATCCAGTTAAGAAAGCGTATTTGGATTGGGAAAGACGATACAAAATCATAGAAGGTGTTGCTCGTGGACTTCTCTACCTTCATCAAGATTCTCGACTAAGAATTATTCATCGAGATCTCAAAGCTGGCAATATATTGTTAGATGCAGAGATGACGCCCAAAATTGCAGATTTTGGGACGGCAAGATTGTGTGCTATCGATCAAACTCACGGTGCTACCAGTAGAATTATGGGAACATA TGGATACATGGCCCCTGAATATGTAATGCATGGGCAATTTTCGGTTAAATCAGATGTTTTTAGTTTTGGTGTATTGATTTTGGAGATTTTAAGTGGTCAAAAGAACAAGATTTTAAATGGGGGTGATATAGAGCATCTTCTAAACTTT GCATGGAGAAATTGGGAGACTGGGACAGCATTTGATCTTGTAGGTCCCAATTTGAGGGATGGATCCAGAAGTGAGCTAATGAGATGCATCCACATTGGGTTGCTTTGTGTTCAAGAAAATGTAGCTCAAAGACCAAACATGAGTGCGGTTGTGCTAATGCTTACTAGCTACTCTACCACTCTCCCACTACCCTCTGAACCTGCATTTCTTATGCACAGCAAAACTCAATCAGGGATTAAACTCTCAGGGGCAACAGCATTAGGTCGATTCCGAGACGAAATTGCGGTAGCCTCACAAAATCAGGTTTCCTGTTGA